From Pseudothermotoga thermarum DSM 5069, a single genomic window includes:
- a CDS encoding ABC transporter ATP-binding protein: MSDYYVEVRNLTKEFKEFGSSGKVVAVNSITFGVKKGQMVTLLGPSGCGKTTTLRLIGGFEIPTSGEILIDGVVVNDLPPNRRPTAMVFQSYALFPHMNVFQNVAYGLKNKRLPKEKIREKVLSMLAIVGLTGLEKRYPSQLSGGQQQRVALARALVVEPKVLLLDEPLSNLDAKLREQMRIELKKIQKELGITSIYVTHDQLEAMVLSDYIVVMKDGIIMQQDPPDIVYKFPANRFVASFIGKASFIKVLVLKCENKFCKVKLPNGKIVEVPIRVGAHFKENEEVFLMMRPEGGKFVDSDKSMLTGVVITRIFTGSTAYFEVKTDYGILAVEIQNPNLSKLPEINENVGITYDKESMTVVR; this comes from the coding sequence ATGAGTGATTACTATGTTGAAGTAAGAAACCTGACTAAAGAATTTAAAGAATTTGGATCTTCTGGAAAAGTAGTAGCTGTAAACAGTATCACTTTTGGTGTTAAGAAAGGACAAATGGTAACATTGCTTGGACCATCTGGATGTGGAAAAACGACTACTTTGCGTTTGATAGGTGGATTTGAAATACCAACAAGCGGTGAGATATTGATAGATGGTGTAGTGGTCAATGATCTTCCTCCGAATAGAAGACCGACGGCAATGGTTTTCCAAAGCTATGCCCTTTTTCCCCATATGAATGTTTTTCAGAATGTCGCTTATGGTTTGAAGAATAAACGCTTACCAAAGGAAAAGATAAGAGAAAAAGTTCTAAGCATGCTAGCCATAGTTGGATTAACTGGTCTTGAAAAAAGATACCCAAGCCAACTATCCGGAGGACAGCAACAAAGAGTCGCCTTGGCAAGAGCTTTAGTTGTTGAGCCAAAGGTTTTGCTGCTTGATGAACCTTTGTCAAACCTTGATGCAAAATTAAGAGAACAAATGAGGATAGAATTGAAAAAGATTCAAAAAGAGCTTGGTATAACAAGTATATATGTGACGCATGATCAATTGGAAGCCATGGTTTTGTCAGATTATATCGTAGTTATGAAAGACGGGATAATAATGCAGCAGGACCCCCCAGACATAGTTTACAAATTCCCTGCCAACCGATTTGTCGCTAGTTTCATAGGTAAAGCCAGCTTCATAAAGGTGCTCGTTTTAAAATGCGAAAACAAATTTTGCAAAGTCAAATTGCCAAACGGAAAGATCGTGGAAGTTCCAATTCGAGTGGGAGCGCATTTTAAAGAAAATGAAGAAGTTTTTCTGATGATGAGGCCTGAAGGTGGAAAATTTGTTGATTCAGATAAAAGTATGCTTACAGGAGTTGTGATAACAAGAATTTTCACTGGTTCAACAGCATACTTTGAAGTAAAAACAGATTATGGGATTTTGGCTGTGGAAATTCAAAATCCCAATCTTTCAAAACTTCCAGAAATCAACGAGAATGTTGGTATTACTTACGACAAAGAATCTATGACGGTGGTGAGGTGA
- a CDS encoding HAD family hydrolase, which yields MRLLVFDLDGTLLEDDHSLSKETVLMLEKLVEMGFLFTVATGRSLKNSYGYLERLPINLPVILFNGARIYNLAEKRYLFQEVLENNAVAYFLEIFKACTFDVAVFFFIGEDVFSYNPLSAAASYLWRDSLTYISVNDCKFALQKPITKIVISASKDILDNFQLILKQSLDKQVQIVRSEKDIIEILPCGVNKGAALERLCKMYNIDFSEVVAVGDSWNDVEMLKIAGFGIAVGNATEVIKHVAKLSIPKKGFQLVNQLYKLIKEGELR from the coding sequence TTGAGACTTTTGGTCTTTGATTTGGATGGAACGCTGTTGGAGGATGATCATAGCTTGTCGAAAGAAACTGTCCTGATGCTTGAAAAGTTAGTTGAAATGGGTTTTCTTTTCACAGTTGCAACTGGAAGATCTTTGAAAAATTCATATGGTTATCTGGAAAGACTCCCTATAAATTTGCCTGTTATACTGTTCAACGGCGCAAGAATATACAATCTTGCTGAAAAAAGATATTTGTTTCAAGAAGTCTTGGAAAACAATGCTGTGGCGTATTTTCTTGAAATTTTCAAAGCTTGTACTTTCGATGTGGCTGTTTTCTTTTTCATTGGAGAAGATGTTTTTTCCTACAATCCGCTCTCTGCTGCGGCAAGCTATCTTTGGAGAGATTCTCTTACATATATATCTGTTAACGATTGCAAATTTGCTTTGCAAAAACCAATCACCAAGATTGTAATTTCAGCAAGCAAAGATATTCTTGACAATTTTCAGTTGATTCTTAAGCAATCACTTGACAAACAGGTTCAAATTGTTCGCTCTGAAAAAGACATCATTGAAATACTTCCTTGTGGTGTCAACAAAGGAGCAGCACTCGAACGACTTTGTAAGATGTACAATATTGATTTTTCTGAGGTAGTTGCAGTTGGAGACAGCTGGAACGATGTGGAAATGCTCAAGATTGCTGGTTTTGGAATAGCGGTTGGCAATGCAACTGAAGTAATCAAACATGTAGCAAAATTATCAATACCGAAAAAAGGTTTTCAGCTTGTGAATCAATTGTACAAACTCATCAAGGAAGGTGAACTAAGATGA
- the iolO gene encoding 5-keto-L-gluconate epimerase, whose product MKLSLVISTTDAAFNSLAFKGDLVKGIELAKKIGYDGVEIAIRDPKLADVNLIKKVVLDFKIQVVAIGTGQAYLAEGLNLIDEDENIRKKAFERLIDHINFASIFGAKVIIGFIRGKKKNRDEKQVQKLFIEQIAKLADYAQLLSVQLVIEPLNRYEIDFLNTLDETYELVKVLNHDSVGILADTFHMNIEEPRIEESLEKVKDKLYHFHVADSNRWAPGAGHIDFGSIIRTLRKIGYNSFLSVECLPLPGGAEKAARLAYETLKNIILDFEKISKTLEQT is encoded by the coding sequence ATGAAACTTTCACTTGTGATAAGCACTACCGACGCGGCTTTTAACTCTTTGGCTTTCAAGGGGGATCTTGTGAAAGGAATAGAGCTTGCCAAGAAAATTGGTTACGATGGCGTTGAAATAGCAATCAGAGATCCAAAGCTTGCAGATGTTAATCTCATTAAAAAGGTTGTTTTGGATTTCAAAATACAAGTGGTTGCCATAGGTACAGGTCAAGCGTATCTTGCTGAAGGATTGAATCTGATCGATGAGGATGAAAACATCAGAAAGAAGGCTTTTGAAAGGCTGATTGATCACATAAACTTTGCTTCAATTTTTGGTGCAAAAGTCATCATTGGCTTTATTAGAGGCAAAAAGAAAAATAGAGATGAGAAACAAGTACAAAAACTTTTTATCGAACAAATCGCAAAACTGGCAGATTATGCTCAACTGTTGTCTGTGCAACTTGTAATTGAACCGCTGAACAGGTACGAAATAGATTTTCTCAACACTTTGGATGAAACTTACGAACTTGTCAAAGTTTTGAACCATGACAGTGTGGGGATTCTCGCCGACACGTTTCATATGAACATAGAAGAACCAAGGATCGAGGAAAGTTTAGAAAAAGTAAAGGACAAATTGTATCACTTTCATGTAGCTGACAGCAATCGATGGGCTCCTGGTGCCGGGCACATTGATTTTGGTTCCATAATTAGAACTCTTCGAAAGATTGGCTACAACAGTTTTTTGTCTGTTGAGTGCTTACCATTACCAGGTGGAGCGGAAAAAGCTGCAAGACTGGCTTATGAAACGCTCAAGAACATTATTCTTGATTTTGAGAAGATTTCAAAAACACTTGAACAAACTTAA